The Microcebus murinus isolate Inina chromosome 4, M.murinus_Inina_mat1.0, whole genome shotgun sequence genome has a segment encoding these proteins:
- the LOC105863154 gene encoding olfactory receptor 9I1: MAKNNLTTVTEFILMGFIDHPELEIPLFLVFFSFYLATLLGNMGLIILIQVDVQLHTPMYFFLSHLSLLDACYASVITPQILATLATGKTVISYSRCAAQFFFFTICAGTECFLLAVMAYDRYVAISNPLLYTAAMNPRTCWSLVVAAYTCGVSGAILRTVCTFTLSFCDDNQIDFFFCDLPPLLKLACSDTTNTEIVIVFFGNIVISANALVILISYLLIIKSILRVKSAGGRAKTFSTCASHLTAVALFFGTLIFMYLRSGSDKSLGEDKVVSVVYTVVIPMLNPLIYSLRNKDVKAAFKKVTRKFQGSQSM, from the coding sequence ATGGCCAAAAATAATCTCACCACAGTAACCGAATTCATTCTCATGGGCTTTATTGACCACCCTGAATTAGAGATTCCCCTCTTCTTGGTGTTTTTTAGTTTCTATCTAGCCACCCTTCTGGGGAATATGGGGTTGATTATTCTAATCCAAGTGGACGTCCAGCTCCACACCCCGATGTACTTCTTCCTGAGCCACCTCTCCCTGCTGGATGCCTGCTACGCCTCGGTCATCACCCCTCAGATTCTAGCCACACTGGCCACAGGCAAAACAGTCATCTCCTACAGCCGCTGTGCTGCCCAGTTCTTTTTCTTCACCATCTGTGCAGGTACAGAGTGCTTCCTGCTGGCAGTGATGGCTTATGACCGCTATGTTGCTATCAGCAACCCACTGCTCTACACCGCGGCCATGAATCCCAGAACCTGCTGGAGTTTGGTGGTGGCAGCCTACACCTGTGGGGTGTCAGGGGCCATCCTGCGTACCGTGTGCACCTTCACTCTCTCCTTCTGTGACGACAATCAGATCGACTTCTTCTTCTGTGACCTCCCACCCCTGCTGAAGCTCGCCTGCAGTGACACGACAAACACGGAGATTGTCATTGTCTTCTTTGGCAACATTGTGATTTCGGCCAATGCCTTGGTCATCCTGATTTCCTACCTGCTCATCATCAAGTCCATTTTGAGGGTGAAGTCTGCAGGTGGCAGGGCCAAGACTTTCTCCACATGTGCCTCCCACCTCACTGCTGTGGCCCTTTTCTTTGGGACCCTCATCTTCATGTATCTACGGAGCGGCTCAGACAAATCCCTGGGGGAAGACAAGGTGGTGTCTGTCGTCTACACAGTGGTCATCCCCATGCTCAACCCTCTGATCTACAGCTTGAGAAACAAGGATGTGAAAGCTGCCTTCAAAAAGGTCACTAGAAAATTCCAGGGGTCCCAGAGTATGTAG
- the LOC105863152 gene encoding olfactory receptor 9I1-like, protein MANKNLTTVTEFILVGFTDHPELAVLLFLVFFSFYLVTILGNVGLIILIQVDVQLHTPMYFFLSHLALLDACYASVITPQILATLATDTTVISYGRCAAQFFFFTLCAGTECYLLAVMAYDRVVAISSPLRYNMTVTPGTCRGLLAGAYICGVSGAILRTTCTFTLSFCDDNQINFFFCDLPPLLKLACSSMTQSEIVILFFAKFMFLANVMIILISYMLIIRAILRVKSAGARAKTFSTCTSHLTTVVLFFGTLAFMYQRSNSDKSPEEDKIVSVFYTVIIPMLNPLIYSLRNKDVKTAFRKVIGKLQFPRNVALGEGSSS, encoded by the coding sequence ATGGCCAACAAGAATCTCACCACTGTGACCGAGTTCATTCTTGTGGGCTTCACGGATCACCCCGAATTGGCGGTTCTGCTCTTCTTGGTGTTCTTCAGTTTCTATCTTGTCACCATTCTGGGGAATGTGGGACTGATTATTCTAATCCAAGTGGACGTCCAGCTCCACACCCCGATGTACTTCTtcctgagccacctcgccctgctgGATGCCTGCTATGCCTCGGTCATCACCCCTCAGATCCTGGCCACACTGGCCACAGACACAACGGTCATCTCCTACGGCCGCTGTGCTGCCCAGTTCTTTTTCTTCACGCTCTGCGCGGGCACAGAGTGTTACCTGCTGGCGGTGATGGCTTATGACCGCGTCGTCGCCATTAGCAGTCCGCTGCGCTACAACATGACTGTGACTCCAGGCACCTGCAGGGGCTTGTTGGCTGGAGCCTACATCTGTGGGGTGTCGGGGGCCATCCTACGTACCACATGCACCTTCACCCTCTCCTTCTGTGATGACAATCAGATCAACTTTTTCTTCTGTGACCTCCCACCCCTGCTGAAGCTCGCCTGCAGCAGCATGACACAAAGTGAGATTGTCATTCTCTTTTTTGCAAAATTCATGTTCCTGGCCAATGTCATGATCATCCTCATCTCCTACATGCTCATCATCAGAGCCATTCTGAGGGTGAAGTCTGCTGGGGCACGAGCCAAGACCTTCTCCACCTGCACCTCCCACCTCACCACTGTTGTCCTCTTCTTTGGGACACTTGCCTTCATGTATCAGAGAAGTAACTCAGACAAATCCCCAGAGGAGGACAAGATTGTTTCTGTCTTTTACACTGTAATCATCCCTATGCTGAATCCCTTGATCTATAGTCTGAGGAACAAAGATGTAAAAACTGCATTCAGAAAAGTCATTGGTAAACTCCAGTTCCCAAGGAATGTAGCTTTAGGTGAGGGTTCTTCATCCTGA